The following coding sequences lie in one Microvirga sp. 17 mud 1-3 genomic window:
- the ftsZ gene encoding cell division protein FtsZ, giving the protein MALNLQAPDIRELKPHITVFGVGGAGGNAVNNMIESGLQGVEFVVANTDAQALASSKADRIVQMGIQVTEGLGAGSQPEVGRAAAEEVIDEIRDQLSGSHMVFITAGMGGGTGTGAAPVVARAARELGILTVGVVTKPFQFEGVRRMRLAEAGITELQQSVDTLIVIPNQNLFRVATEKTTFADAFAMADQVLYSGVACITDLMVKEGLINLDFADVRSVMRGMGKAMMGTGESSGEKRAIRAAEAAIANPLLDDVSMKGARGLLISITGGNDLTLYELDEAATRIREEVDQDANIILGATFDESLEGIIRVSVVATGIDQIAGEAVDLSSTEQRISEVAERLRAEARARVAQTQAVPTFRATATAEMVKAVPAPAPVEAAPAPAPVATAPIYSSLATPSVEPAPQPVVRDDVVLTPTQPKQAMAYEAPVVAEPAYEEPVAPQGAFIPPQAERAMRPARMPRIDELPIPAQNQIRASRGEEAPHDTKRMSLLQRLATVGFGRRDDHAPAEPAPQRQAPEAPRQQMSPVHAEYAKRPAAPQGYRPAQGHPEQAPRMPAAQRGVEDDQLEIPAFLRRQAN; this is encoded by the coding sequence ATGGCACTCAATCTGCAAGCTCCGGATATCCGGGAACTCAAGCCGCACATCACGGTCTTCGGCGTCGGTGGCGCCGGTGGCAATGCTGTGAACAACATGATCGAGTCCGGGCTTCAGGGCGTCGAGTTCGTGGTCGCGAACACCGACGCGCAGGCCCTGGCCTCTTCCAAGGCGGACCGCATCGTCCAGATGGGCATCCAGGTGACGGAAGGCCTCGGTGCCGGCTCGCAGCCCGAAGTCGGCCGCGCGGCCGCCGAGGAGGTGATCGACGAGATCCGCGATCAGCTCTCCGGCTCCCACATGGTGTTCATCACGGCCGGCATGGGCGGCGGCACCGGGACCGGCGCGGCGCCGGTCGTGGCCCGCGCGGCCCGCGAGCTCGGCATCCTCACGGTCGGCGTCGTCACGAAGCCGTTCCAGTTCGAGGGCGTTCGCCGCATGCGCCTCGCCGAGGCGGGCATCACCGAGCTGCAGCAGTCGGTCGACACCCTCATCGTCATCCCGAACCAGAACCTCTTCCGTGTCGCAACGGAAAAGACCACCTTCGCGGATGCCTTCGCGATGGCCGACCAGGTGCTCTACTCGGGCGTTGCCTGCATCACCGACCTCATGGTGAAGGAAGGCCTCATCAACCTCGACTTCGCGGACGTCCGCTCGGTCATGCGCGGCATGGGCAAGGCCATGATGGGCACCGGCGAATCCTCCGGCGAGAAGCGCGCCATCCGGGCCGCCGAGGCCGCGATCGCCAACCCGCTCCTCGACGACGTGTCCATGAAGGGCGCCCGCGGCCTGCTGATCTCCATCACGGGCGGCAACGACCTCACGCTCTACGAACTCGACGAAGCCGCGACCCGCATCCGCGAGGAAGTGGACCAGGACGCCAACATCATCCTGGGCGCTACCTTCGACGAGAGCCTGGAAGGAATCATCCGCGTGTCGGTGGTGGCCACCGGCATCGACCAGATCGCCGGCGAGGCGGTGGACCTGTCCTCCACGGAGCAGCGGATTTCGGAAGTGGCCGAGCGACTGCGGGCCGAGGCCCGCGCCCGGGTCGCCCAGACCCAGGCCGTCCCGACCTTTCGCGCCACCGCCACAGCCGAAATGGTGAAGGCGGTTCCGGCTCCTGCCCCGGTCGAGGCTGCGCCCGCGCCGGCTCCCGTTGCGACCGCCCCGATCTATTCCTCCCTGGCGACCCCGTCCGTCGAGCCGGCTCCCCAGCCGGTGGTCCGTGACGACGTGGTCCTCACGCCGACCCAGCCGAAGCAGGCCATGGCCTACGAGGCGCCGGTCGTCGCCGAGCCAGCCTACGAGGAGCCCGTTGCGCCGCAGGGCGCCTTCATCCCGCCGCAGGCCGAGCGCGCCATGCGTCCGGCCCGGATGCCCCGGATCGACGAGCTGCCGATTCCCGCGCAGAACCAGATCCGCGCCAGCCGGGGCGAGGAGGCGCCGCACGACACCAAGCGGATGTCGCTTCTCCAGCGCCTCGCCACGGTGGGCTTTGGCCGCCGGGACGACCATGCGCCGGCCGAGCCCGCTCCGCAGCGGCAGGCTCCCGAGGCGCCGCGCCAGCAGATGTCGCCGGTCCATGCCGAGTATGCCAAGCGGCCCGCCGCTCCCCAGGGCTACCGCCCGGCCCAGGGCCATCCGGAGCAGGCTCCGCGGATGCCCGCGGCCCAGCGCGGCGTCGAGGACGACCAGCTGGAGATCCCGGCCTTCCTCCGCCGCCAGGCGAACTGA
- a CDS encoding outer membrane protein assembly factor BamD → MSFAKAYSGLSKTAARVLAVGVCGVALAGCDTLSSLNPFDKSETYKPEIVADVPAEQLYNDGLARIQKRDFEGAAKKFSTLDKQYPYSDWSRKGLIMEAYANYEGGLYEESITASKRYLQLHPSTPDAAYAQYLLASSYYDQIPDITRDQEKSERALMALQELIQRYPTSEYVADAKKKIQVANDQLAGKEMEVGRFYLQKRNYSGAINRFRTVVSRYQTTRHVEEALERLTEAYMALGIVNEAQTAAAVLGHNFPDSPWYKDAYALLTKGGVEPRENSESWISKAFRGVPQVGQKAG, encoded by the coding sequence ATGTCTTTCGCGAAGGCTTATTCAGGATTGAGCAAGACCGCCGCCCGTGTGCTGGCGGTCGGCGTCTGCGGCGTGGCCCTTGCAGGCTGCGACACCCTTTCGTCACTCAATCCGTTCGACAAGAGCGAGACCTACAAGCCCGAGATCGTGGCGGACGTTCCGGCTGAGCAGCTCTATAATGACGGTCTCGCGCGCATCCAGAAGCGGGACTTCGAGGGCGCAGCCAAGAAGTTCTCCACTCTCGACAAGCAGTATCCCTATTCCGACTGGTCCCGCAAAGGGCTGATCATGGAGGCCTACGCCAATTACGAGGGCGGCCTCTACGAGGAATCGATCACGGCGTCGAAGCGTTACCTGCAGCTGCATCCGTCGACCCCCGATGCGGCCTATGCGCAGTACCTGCTGGCTTCGTCCTATTACGACCAAATTCCGGACATCACCCGGGACCAGGAGAAGTCGGAGCGCGCCCTCATGGCGCTGCAGGAGCTGATCCAGCGCTATCCGACGTCCGAATACGTGGCCGACGCGAAGAAGAAGATCCAGGTCGCCAACGACCAGCTCGCCGGCAAGGAGATGGAAGTCGGTCGCTTCTATCTGCAGAAGCGCAACTATTCGGGCGCCATCAACCGCTTCCGCACGGTCGTGTCGCGCTATCAGACGACCCGCCACGTGGAAGAGGCGCTGGAGCGCCTGACGGAAGCCTATATGGCGCTGGGCATCGTCAACGAGGCGCAGACGGCCGCGGCGGTCCTCGGGCACAACTTCCCCGACAGCCCCTGGTACAAGGATGCCTACGCATTGCTGACCAAGGGCGGCGTCGAGCCGCGCGAAAATTCCGAATCCTGGATCAGCAAGGCCTTCCGCGGCGTTCCCCAGGTAGGTCAGAAGGCGGGGTAA
- the lpxC gene encoding UDP-3-O-acyl-N-acetylglucosamine deacetylase has protein sequence MKQSQQTTLRAAVALTGAGVHSGDEVKIVLHPAEVNHGIAFLRTGLPGGHERLIDARHLAVTATELCTVIGDRDSGAVATIEHLMAALTGLGIDNVLVEIDGPEVPILDGSSAPFIDAIDQVGLVAQTAARRYLKVLKPVRVTQGKAFAELLPNERAFRLDVEIDFPTPVIGRQRKSVDLSPSVFRKDISRARTFGFMRDVEKLWSAGFALGASLENTVAIGDDGIMNPEGLRYADEFVRHKILDAVGDLSLAGFPLLGTYRSYCGGHRLNFSVLEALFESRSNYAVVDSGARRETGYAELGSGIAVPAYAPDVH, from the coding sequence ATGAAGCAGAGCCAGCAAACCACGCTTCGCGCAGCCGTCGCCCTCACGGGGGCAGGCGTCCATTCCGGAGACGAGGTCAAGATCGTTCTCCACCCGGCGGAGGTGAACCATGGCATTGCTTTCCTGCGCACCGGCCTGCCCGGAGGGCATGAGCGCCTGATCGATGCGCGGCATCTCGCCGTGACAGCCACCGAGCTCTGCACCGTGATCGGGGACCGCGACAGCGGCGCCGTCGCGACCATCGAGCACCTGATGGCGGCCCTCACGGGCCTCGGGATCGACAACGTGCTCGTCGAGATCGACGGGCCTGAGGTTCCGATTCTCGACGGCAGCTCCGCCCCCTTCATCGACGCCATCGACCAGGTCGGCCTCGTGGCCCAGACTGCGGCCCGTCGGTATCTCAAGGTTCTCAAGCCGGTCCGCGTGACCCAGGGCAAGGCTTTCGCCGAGCTCCTCCCCAACGAGCGCGCCTTCCGCCTCGACGTGGAGATCGATTTCCCGACCCCGGTAATCGGCCGTCAGCGCAAGTCCGTCGACCTGTCGCCGTCCGTGTTCCGCAAGGATATTTCCCGCGCCCGGACCTTCGGCTTCATGCGCGATGTGGAGAAGCTCTGGAGCGCCGGTTTCGCACTTGGCGCCTCCCTGGAGAATACCGTCGCCATCGGGGATGATGGCATCATGAACCCAGAAGGCCTGCGCTACGCCGACGAGTTCGTGCGCCACAAGATTCTGGACGCGGTCGGCGATCTCTCCCTCGCGGGCTTCCCGCTGCTCGGCACCTACCGCTCCTATTGCGGCGGGCACCGTCTCAACTTCTCGGTCCTCGAAGCTCTGTTCGAAAGCCGCTCCAACTACGCCGTCGTGGACAGCGGCGCCCGCCGGGAGACCGGCTATGCGGAGCTCGGCAGCGGAATCGCCGTCCCGGCCTACGCTCCGGACGTCCACTGA